Genomic DNA from Ornithorhynchus anatinus isolate Pmale09 chromosome 14, mOrnAna1.pri.v4, whole genome shotgun sequence:
CAACCTGAGCTTCCTGGAGAGGCCCTTGAGAATGCACTCATCCCAttctcttgggttttttttttaattttctaatgAAATTTTGGCACCTTTATCTTGTAGAGAAAAACATTCGACATAATTTTGAAAGAAATTGACCTTTTTTCTTACCCAGAAGTTCGAGTATTCCTGAATGAACATCAGAATAACAGTCGGTGAGGAGGCAGTCTCTCTTCTGATTGTAATATTTAACTATAACATCAAAGAGTATCTTCTTCTGCATATTCAATTCTAATTCTTCATTAGTATTCTGAACTAACTGTTGGCTCACCATCACAAACAGCTGGTCTGGGAAATATTCCAAACATTCAATTGCTGCACTAAGCCATTTGTCAGTACTAGTGGAAAAAAAGTAAATCAAGGGTTACTGCTTTAAGTGAACAAAGCATTCTTAATACCATATTTAGATTTAAGAAGTAAAAACTAAATCTTTGAGAAATTTTAGTAGTTATTAAATCATTTTTATATCAATTTTAATTACAAATTTACCTACTATGGGGTTATCTACTCAGGTCAATGGAAAGCTTTTTTTCTATAACTGAATAAATGATCCTGAAAGCTAAACTAGAACCACCTTTTAACCTCTTCTTTTCTACATGCACATCAGTGAAAAATAGCAGTGACCCAttgccaaaaatcacacagctatgGAAATGGGAAGAATTTGTGTCAGTCTACTTCTTCAAGTACCTGGCTCAGCCTACTTCAAGACCAAGAGCAAAATTCGATAATTCGATATAATCCAACATTTTCTAATTCTGGAAAGCTTTACAGACACTCAGGATTTGCAGAGATTGGACTTGCAGAGAGGTACAGTCCTTCTGAGGGATATGCAGCTCCCCTGAGGTGTTTGCATAAACTCTCGGCTAATAATACTCTAAAGCTATCTGCTagttaatcagtccatcagtgagaATTCTATCAGTGCTGATGTTGGTTCCCTGGTGATCAGGGAGTATATGCTCCTGGGGCTTTCATGTATTTTTCCAAATCCTAGCAGAGCTCCTTGAACCTTTGGGTTGGCGGGGGGTGTTGTTATGATAAGGAGATCAACAACCAGCCCCTTGCTTCAAACAATGGCTCCAGCAGAGATTATTTCCTAATCCGATCAGTAAATAGTTCTAGACTGTGAAAAAATACCTCTAGCCTGTGGGGTTACAGATCTCTCTGGCACTCGCAGAGAAGGGCCTTTTTTGGTCCACTGCATGCTTATGTGTCATTTTTGACTAAGAGGCATTCCCAACCATGTAAGATAAGTATATTTAATTTTCATTAAAGACTTGAAATAAAAATCGTATTACTGACACTGGCAAATTTAAGCCCAGGGTAACTTCTCTGTCCAGAAAAGTGTTAGAGATTATAAGATCATCTTCTCTGATCAACTGAGGGTTTAGTCTTTTGATGGGAGACTCCAAAACACCTTCCAAGAAAGGAAGGTGAATTAACTGAAGAAGCCGTAACAATGTCTGCTGTTTCCAGATTTCTTCCACAGctaaaaaagagaggaaagaagagggaacaCAGTATTAAAAGTACTGGAAACAAGATTATGCATCTTGTAGACTAGCTtctataaaatggtatttgctagctGACCAAGAAAGAAAAAGCCCACTCACAATAGGTTACGCATATGTTCAAAGAAAGCAAATTAATGTGAAACCTATTTTCTAAAATTGGTCTTTGAATAACAAAGTCATTTACTAAGTTAATGATTTTCTTCAGAAACAGGAGGATGCAGCCAAACTTCACTCTGtagctctctttcttcctccctccccacagcacttatgtatatatcttcaaacTCTGTTACTTATTCCTCCCTGAAATTTATTTAGTGTTTGTCTCACTGTAggatccttgaaggcaaggattgggtctactaactctattgcatgttCTCCAGCACTCTTCAGtacaaagtgatcaataaatattactgaaacaCCATGGTGTattaggtagagcacaggcctgggagtcagaaagtcatgggtcctaatcccaactccaccacttgtgtgctttgtgaccttgggcaaatcactttacttctccgggtttcagttccctcatctgtaaaatgtggattaagactgtgagccccacctgggacaacctgattagcttctttctaccccagtgcttagaaaagtgcttggcacataataagcacttaaaaaatatcataagtGTTAattttactgattgatttagcTTGGGATGTCTGCCCTCAAGTGACAGACACAAATGCTTCATTTTCTAGTTGGACAGAAACCAAAACTTCCAATATAGTATAAATCTTTAACTCTTCCTCGCCTCAAGAGCAATAAATTTCAATTGGTACACAGAATCATTTTTTACATGATTTAAAAATATTCTATCAATTATCCTTCAATTCTGGGAACAGTTCCCACATGACAACCTTCAAATACATTTTTATACCATTGTTACAAACAGCTCTGTTACACATACGATGCTTAAAAAGAAACAAGAGTTTTTAAAATACGCAAAATTACCTTTTTTGGGAAATGGGTGGACCGACTTATTAACCGTGATATTTGCATGGAAATTCGGATTCCCATTTGCCCTTTGAATAAAGTCTTCTATTCCTATATCAATCATTTCTTGTGCTAGAGGATTGGTTATCGTTTCTGCTTCAATTCTATTTAAAAGAAAACAATCGGTATTTAATTTTCCGGAttcattcatcgagtgcttaccgtgtgctgagcactgtactaagtgcttgaaaagtacaatatagcaaacggCAATAGAGAAAAACAAGCAAACATCTCCacaatttcattcagtcattcattcaaacgtatttattgagcacttactttgtgcagggcactggattaagtgcttggaaggtacaattcagcaacaaagagagacaatccctgcccacagaggactcacagtctagaagggggccaggggcggggagacagacatcaaaacaagtaaactgacatcaatataaatagaattatagatatacacacatcattaatataaatagaattataaatatctacatatatacacaagtgctgtgggttggggaagggggtagaactagagggagtcggggcaatggggaggggaaggggagcagagggaaaaggggccttagcctgggaataataataatgttggtatttattaagcgcttactatgcgcagagcactgtcctaagcgctggagtagatacagggtaaccaggttgtcccacatgagactcacagtcgtaatccccattttacagatgaggtcactgaggcacagcgaagttaagtgactggcccatagtcctacagctgacaagtggcagatccgggattcaaacccatgacctctggctcccaagcccatgctctttccactgagccacgctgcttctcaggaaggcctcctggaggaggtgagccttcagtagggctttggaagggggggggaagtgtgactgtTTCAAGGTGTTGCTGATCGAACATCCCCACGGTTCCAACGTGTTGCCGTTAGAAACACCGACCTTGCCTCTCTTTTTGCATCTCTCTCATCAGGTCCTGCATTTTCGACCCCTGTATTCTCCTCCcacaggctgggaggggggctgctGTCGGGAAACCTGTAAAGACTACTATTCGCATCTTCGAATTCCACCTCCCTTTCACTTCGGAACAGCTTCGTCCCGACGGGTTCAAAGATCTTCCGATCCATGAGGGCTTGGCACAGCCGGGCTCCCTTAATCCGGGAGAGGTCATGGGAGCCGAGGGGCCCATTCTGCATCAGGTGACTCAACACCACGTCCACGGCGTCGGCCCCCGTGAAGCAGGCCCTGTAGGCCCGCAGGTGCTGCCGCCTTCTTTTGGTTTCCACCTGGGTCTGAAGGGCACGGATGACACCGTTCCACAGCTGAGTGGCTTGAAAAGGACCGGAGACTCCTGGAAAATTACATAAGGAGGGGTCGGCCTCCTTCTGGCTCCCCAGCACCCCTTTGGcaccatccctccttcccccttcccgctccttcccttcctttgaagctcaGAATCATCTGCCTCCACACACCCCTGCCCCCGATGCTTGGAGgcgtcatctaataataataataatgttggtatttgttaagcgcttactatgtgccaagcactattctaagcgctgggggagatacaataataataataatgacggtggtggtatttgtcaagtgcttactaagtgtcaagcaccgttctaagcactaggggagatacaataatgataataataatggtggtatttgtcaagcgcttactatgtgccaaacactgttctaagcgctgggggagatatcattgtaataataataatgagggtatttgttaagcgcttactatgtgtcaaggactgttttaagtgctgggggggagacaataatgacaataataatggtagtatttgttaagcgcttactatgtgccaagcacttaataataatgttggtatttgttaagcacttactatgtgcagagcgctgttctaaacgctgggggagataccaggtcatcaggttgtcccccgtggggctcacagttttaatccccattttacagaggagggaactgaggcccagagaagtgaagtgacttgcccaaagtcacccagctgacaagagacagagtggaattagaatgcacgacgtaaacaaaaactccacaactcctcactctgggcttcaaggctctccatccccttggcccctcctacctcacctcccttctctccttctactgcccaccccctactctccactcctctgccgcttatctCCTCACCGACCCctttcacgcctgtcccgccgtcgacccctggcccacctcctcccgctgtcctggatatgccctccctcctcacctcctccaaactaattctcttcccctcttcaaagccctactgagagctcacctcctccaagaggccttcccagactgagcccccccccctttccctctgctccccctccaccctctgctcttcccccttcccctcagctgagccccctatccctctcccttcccctcagcactgtgctcatttgtatatattatttattacctatttattttgttaatgaggtgtccatccccttgattctatttatcgtgatgatgttgtcttgtttttgtccgtctgtctcccccgattagatcgtgagcccatcactgggcagggatggtctctatctgttgctgaattgtcccttccaagcgcttagtctagtgctctgcatatagtaagctctcaataaatactgtcgagtgaatgaatggtccgtctgtctccctccattagactgtgagcccgtcattgggcagggattgtctctatctgtggccgaattgtccattccgagcgcttagtccagtgctctgcacacagggagcgctcaataaatacgatcgaatgaatgtctGGGAGGAtggtttctctcttctccctggcccCCCATCCCTATTCggatggagaggcagtgtggccctgtggaaagagcccgggcttgggagtcagaggtcatgggtttgaatgccacctctgccacttgtcagctgtgtgactgtgggcaagtcacttaatttctctgggcctcagttccctcctctgtaaaatggggattaactgtgagcctcacgtgggacaacctcatgaccctgtatctcctccagtgcttagaagagtgctttgcacagagtaagtgcttaagaaataccaacattattattaagtcacttcatttctttgggcctcagttccctcctctgtaaaatggggatgaactctgagcctcatgtgagacaacctgattaccctctatctcccccggcgtttagaacagtgctctgcacatagcaagcgcttaacaaataccaacattattattattattaagtctcttcacttctctaggcctcagttccctcctttgtaaaatggggattaactttgagcctcatgagggacaaccgatgaccctgtctctcccccagcgcttagaacagtgttctgcacagagtcagcgcttaagaaataccaacattattattattactaagtcacttcactgggcctcagttccctcctctgtaaaatggagattacctgtgagcctcacgagggaccacctgatgaccctgtatctgccccagcgcttagaacagtgctttgcacagagtaagcccttagcaaataccaacattattattattattaagtcacttctctgggcctcagttccctcctctgtcaaatgaggattaactgtgagcctcacttaggaccacctgatgaccctgtctctcccccagcgcttagaacagtgttctgcacagagttaagcgcttaagaaataccaacattattattaagtcacttctctgggcctcagttccctcctatgtcaaaggaggattaactgtgagcctcacgtgggaccccctgatgaccctgtctctcccccagcgcttagaacagtgctctgcacagagtaagcccttaagaaagacttgcaagcccgtcaatgggcagggactgtatctgctgccgaattgtcccttccaaattcattcattcaatagtatttatcgagcgcttactatgtgctgagcactggactaaacgcttggaatggacaattcggcaacagatagggacaatcccggcccattaacgggtttacagtccaaatccagtgctccgcattcattcattcaatagtatttattgagcgcttactctgtgcagagcactggactaagcgcttggaatgaacaagtgggcaacagatagagacagtccctgccgtttgacgggcttacagtcgcaagcgctcaacaaatactactgaaggaataatAAATGATTCTGATTGGGCCTCCTCGGACGAAGGCGCTGACCTGTAACCGTGCCGGTCCTGATCCTCTTCTTGGGAGCCCGGGCCTCGCCGAGCGGCCGAAAGCGCGGGCTCAAAAGGAGCGCCATGTCCTCCGGCGCATGCGCGGCCCGGCACCTGCCGCCCTCTGgccgaccctccccctcccctccccccggcccccgccgagaaAAGAGCCGGTGGCGCGcgcgccctccttccccccgcccgcgcgccctccttcccccgcccgcgcgccctccttcccccgcccgcgcgctctccttccccccccccgcgcgccctccttcccccgcccgcgcgccctccgccgccgccgccgcgcgcccGTCCCCTCCGCCGGAAGTGACGTCAGCGCGGCTCGGgagtccccctccttccccctgcccccctcgctttctgaggcggcggcggcggccatggaGCGAACCGTCGACCGACAGACCGACTGAACGACCGACGGACCCGGGCAGCGCCGTGTGCGGGAGCCGTGGCG
This window encodes:
- the DEPDC4 gene encoding DEP domain-containing protein 4; translation: MALLLSPRFRPLGEARAPKKRIRTGTVTGVSGPFQATQLWNGVIRALQTQVETKRRRQHLRAYRACFTGADAVDVVLSHLMQNGPLGSHDLSRIKGARLCQALMDRKIFEPVGTKLFRSEREVEFEDANSSLYRFPDSSPPPSLWEENTGVENAGPDERDAKREARIEAETITNPLAQEMIDIGIEDFIQRANGNPNFHANITVNKSVHPFPKKAVEEIWKQQTLLRLLQLIHLPFLEGVLESPIKRLNPQLIREDDLIISNTFLDREVTLGLNLPVTDKWLSAAIECLEYFPDQLFVMVSQQLVQNTNEELELNMQKKILFDVIVKYYNQKRDCLLTDCYSDVHSGILELLEDGKKGKALEASQLFLRLLLPNVREELRRLLTFMAVASKPDSYKIQKQFDNKSVVMKTLAKAVLQPKSLLKVQTEHLINFLLENHSELFKTPLILLEMVSKKFRSLLDGEDPDATTGFIFCQRLPGRDYERQKQTTIQHLQQLIHEINSNSSIPLKQKKKLLKEFQKHHPPAFDL